DNA sequence from the Piliocolobus tephrosceles isolate RC106 chromosome 9, ASM277652v3, whole genome shotgun sequence genome:
CCTAAACAGGGTCCAAGCCAGGTCTAAAGTTTCCTTGTAAAAAGTTACAAATTATCCTTAATTATTAATCTGCAGATAGGGAGGAGTTTCTATTtagaattttatctttcaaaaacaaaaacctgcaaaaaaaaatctcagaatagTTTTTCAAGCTAAAGACATGGtataaattaaattcaaattttattaaaataattcccttttctctatttttttctccccttctcccttttcttctgtaACATCatttcaactttctttctttaatttcctttcccgtatttggatttctctttttctttctcctgagcTTTGgcatttgctttccttttgttctttcccCCTCATTTTTTGCTCTTTGCTGACCCCCTGGCCAGGTTGCTGGCTGCATGATCCTCAATGGGGAGTGGGAAGTCTAGGCAGGGAGCCTCCAGAGCTGAGAGCAGAGCTGCACTTTGCCGGGGGCCCACCTGGAAGGCTGCGCTGCTGCCTCTCTCCCTGACTTCGATTTCTTTTTGGAACCCCTCTTTGTTTTTAGAGCATCTCCcaagcagaggcagggaaagatgACCATTCTATCTTGACAACCTGGGATTCCCAATgtgaagggaaggggaaggcaaggaaagaggggtgggaaagaaaggaaaaggaagaaaatatttccaaccaGCCCACAAGAAGCCTCTGCTGGGCTGGAAAGGCCTGGAGATGCTGAGAGATGAGGGTCAGAAGGGggcaccccacccccacactcTTCTGCCCAATTGTCCTGACACCGAGGCTGAACACTATTGGAGTCTCCTGGACCCCACGACTCTTAAGTTTGAGAAAGGTAAAGATGTGGGGAGACAGGAGAGGGAGGCaaacagaggaagagaggaagagataaaagagaaaacaacaaaacaacacccTGAAAACTGCCTGCTAATTTGTCCTCCAGCTCAGGGCAAGAGGCTGACTGGGGAAAGGGTGGCTGGAACCAGGGCTCCGAAGCCCTGGAAACATGACCTAAGAAGGAACGGATGGAAAGAGCAAAGGCAGGCGATAGGCACCAGGGAAGGTAGGAAGGCAGGCAGAGAGGTAAGTATGGGTGACAGAAGGCAGGAGAGAAGCTGGAGGCATTAGAAACACCGGgcgagggaaagagaaagaacgaAAGGAGGGACTAGGAGAAGCCAAGGAGGCCTCCAAGATGGGACCTGAGCGCGAGGGGCCGGGGCCACGCTGAGACTGGACAGGGTTGGGACGGAGAGCCCCAAGCCGGGACAGGAGCCGGGCGCCGGTACTCACGGTGCATCGCGGAGAAGGGGTCTGCTTTGCAGTGCATATCCATGGGGAGGCAGAGGAGCGGGAGCagcgcggccgccgccgccgTGTCGCCTCGCAAACTCAACTTCAGGACttgaggagaaaagggagggacggtgggggagggagggtgagTGAACGCTCGGCTGCTGCGGGGCGCGCGGGGGCGGGGGGCGCAGCACTGCGCTCCCCGCGGGGGCTCCTCCGGGCTGGCCGGAGGTTGCAACCGCAGTAGTCGCAACTTGCCACCGTCGGGGCTGGGGCCGGGCGGTCAGCAGAGTGGCCCCGGGGCGGTGGGCCGGGCCGGGGGGCACTGGGGGCGCATGGTTCGTGCGGCAGCTGCAGCCGGGGCTGAAGCCCGGAGGGGGAGGCGACTCGCTCAGCTCCCGTGGAACCTGGTCGTCTGAGAGGCGGTGGTCGGAGAGCGCGCGGGGCGGGGGCGGCCAGAGGGCGCCGGGAGGGGAGCCGGGCTTCTCCAAGTGCCGGCGAGTTGGCGAAGTTGGCAGAGAAGTAGCAATCCCGGGGATGTCCGAGCGGGCGCCTGCGGGAGGGGAGCTGGCGGGCCGGGCCCCCGCCCCCGGAAAAAGCAGGCGCACGCCGCCGCCGCCGAAGggccaggagggagggagggagctgagTGGCGCTGGCAGCGCTGGGCTGGCCCCAGGTGGGTTGCGGCTGCGAGAAGACTCGGCCGGAGACTGGAGCCTCCGCTCCCGGTGTGTGTCTCTCTAAAAGCTGCAAAGACCCCTCCAgaccccctccccctccccgcgCTGGGAGATGGATGACTTGTCAGACAAAGGCAATAGATTCCACCACTCTGTGATTCGCCAGCGCCGGAGCCCGGAGCTTCGGCGAGGAGGGCCCCGCGCCTGTCACTCCGGTGCCGgcaaaggggaggggaggggagggggaaatgggagggagggagggagcagccggcgaaggaagagggagggaggggagcggGCCGGGGGAGAGGGAATGGGAGCCCGGGATTAAAACTACACTGAGAAACGAAACTCGCTGATAAGATAAACGTTAGATAAGGATAAAGAGCGGCCAGTCTAATGAATATTCAGGTAACGACAGAGGTCCTTGGAGCGCGCTGCGCTCTGAAGCCGGGCTCTCAGTTCTAATTCGCCCAGCCCTGCCATCCACCGGCCAGTGCCCGCCTGGGCCGCGCGGCACCAGGGCCCAGTGTGCATCCCTAGCCCCAATCCCACCACCCTCGGCTCTGAGATCCCTTCCGTTCCTTCCcagctcttcctctctttctggtCCTTCCCTTTGGCCTTTCCCTCCGGAGGTACCTTCCCACACACGCATCCCCACTTCTCATTCCACGGAAAAGTGTCCAGCAGTTTGTCTTGTCCCCTCCCGTTCCATGCGACTGCGCGCAGGGCCTCCCCAGTCCCCTTGCCCACCGAGCCTGGGCAGTCCAGAACGCTTGGTTCAGAATCTAGCTGAAGACCTCCAGCGAGTACCCACCTGCCTTGGTGGGACCCAGCAGATGGCGGGAGAGCCGGGGGCCTTGGTTTCTGAACCCTCGGGTGACTGGGGAGGGGGGCAAGGGAGGGATACAGTGCGGAGCGGCAGGTCGCTGGCGGCAGAGGATGCGGGAGACGAGGCTGTCTCTCCCCGgctggggagaagaggaggcTGCGGACGCGGCTGAGCGCCGCCCGCTGCTAGTTCGGCGGATCCCGGGAGAGCGCAGGAGGCGCAACGCACGGGGCCGGCCCCACTCCTGCCGGAGCCTCCGCAGCTCTCTCCGGCACTCGCTCCCTTGCTCGCTGGGATTCGCACCAGGCAGGAGAAGCCCTTTGTCTTCTAACTGGTTAAGTACAGAATATCCGGGAGatctttatgaaatattttccctCGTCTCATAAATCATCTTGGCACTTCAGCTGATGTTTtaactctctctccctccttcgcTCCCTCCCCCCGCTTCCCTGGGTCTGCGAAAGGGCGGCTAGGCGAAGCCTGCGCAGCGCTCTTGCAGCCTGGATCCGAGGTTCCTCCAGCTCCTGTCTGCAGCTGCGGGCGCCCCGCGGAAGCGCGGCGGACTCACGCTTCCCTCCCTCTGGCCGGAGCCTGGGCGGCAGATAGGATGGGGAGAGATGCACCTGCCTAACTCAGCCCGACTCAGCCTGACTACTACTACTGGGCGTCTTGTACCGGGTTTTCGGGATGCCCTTATTCCTCAGGAGGAGTTCAGAACAGGCTCAGCGGGACGGGGTTCTGAACCTCACTCCTGTGGGGCCTGGGTCCGCTGGGATCCTGGCATTTGCCCTCCCTCCTGTATCCTCCAGAGCCCAATAAGCTTATCTCCACCTGCGGGGTAAAGTCTGGGAGGAAAACACTCCTCCCTGTCtgcccctcccagcccccaccccacttccCTCGGGTGGCTAGGCAGGTTGGTTCCCTTGGGCTAGGGGTTGAAGGCGCAGGGCCCAGCCCCTAAGGTCAGTCTCTTCCTCTAGAGGCCTGCAGATGGCGCTCCCGGGTTTGCTTTGGCCTCACAACCCCACTAACACGCACTAACTTCGTGTAGGGAGCGAAGAAGGAAAACAGTTCGGGCAGCCCAAAGGGAACAGCTaccaggccagagtgcaaggGATCTCAGGTGGTATTAGCTAACACAGCCTTGGATTTCCCCTCTGGGAAGTAATTAACCCAGAACTGGGGTGAAAGGAACATTGAGAAAGGGTTCTTACTTAGAGGAGCTCAGAACTAAAGTAACCTTTGCCCCAGGTCCCTCCAAGTTGGTCATTCAGGAATTTGTCTCGGAGCATCTGAACTATTGGAGGAACAAAGCTGTGAGTAGAAGCCCCCTTCCACACAGAGGCAGA
Encoded proteins:
- the PAX2 gene encoding paired box protein Pax-2 isoform X3, whose product is MEERAGPAVLKLSLRGDTAAAAALLPLLCLPMDMHCKADPFSAMHRCQDRMVIFPCLCLGDALKTKRGSKKKSKSGREAAAQPSRWAPGKVQLCSQLWRLPA